ACATCCTCTACTGCAGATTTGCATTCTTGGGACTTATGGGGTGGCTCCGGTGAGCCATTTTCTCCCTCGGGGAAATGGCGTCTCACCATACGAAATGGTCAGAATCCATCTGCTTCTGCTCCAACAGATCAGGTAGCCACTCACCAGTACAAAATTCTAGACTTTGTCTATGTATACAAGAATTGACAACTGATGATGACAAGCAGGTGTACCAAGTGGATTTTGTGATTCTTTGCATGGGAAGATATAGTGACTTGCCAAATATTCCTGATTTTCCATTGAGCAAAGGACCTGAAGTATTCAATGGCAAGGTGTTACATTCCATGGATTATGCTGCAATGGATGATGATGTTGCCGCTGACTTAATCAAAGAAAAGCGAGTCACAGTCATTGGATTTCAGAAATCAGCAGTGGATATAGCAGCAGAAGTTGCTAACAAAAACGGTACAAACCTTGGCTCATTCTCTAGGAATAATCCTCTTTTTTGTATATAATCTACTTTGTTTTGACACTCGACATAATTTTATGGTTATCAAAAAGGAGCAACTCACCCATGTACACTGCTATTCAAGACGGCTCACTGGATTGTCCCCGAATATTTACTCCCACTTGTGTTTCAAGGCTTGAACCGCTTCACAGAGTTAATGATCCACAAGCCTGGCGAAGGTTTCTTCATCTGGCTCCTAGCCATGCTGCTTTCACCTCTGGTAAGTAAGTTTTCCTGTGTTTTCGAAAAAATATTCATGCAATCATGCAGTTGATGCTCTTACTGTGTTCCAGCTCTGGATATTTTCAATGTCGATCGAGTGCTATCTCAAGTACATGTATCCATTGAAGAAATACAACATGGTACCAACACATAGATTCCTCAAACAAATTTCTTCATGTATGTTCACAGTTCTGCCAGCTAATTTCTATGACAGAATCAAAGATGGCAGTCTTTTCTTGAAGAAATCACAAAGCTTTAGCTTCTGCAGAAATGGTTTAATTGTACAAGGCGAATCTAAACCTCTGTTGTCTGATATTGTAATTCTTGCCACTGGGTACAAAAGTGAAGAAAAGTTGAAGAACATGTTCAGCTCAACTTTGTTCCAAAAATGTATTGCTGAGTCATCAGCCCCATTCTACAGGTATCTTTTGGCTTCTTTTTAGGCTGGGACATCATATAGGACATGCATGCccatttatctttattattgcAGGGAATGCATTCATCCTCAAATCCCACAGCTAGCGATACTTGGATATGCAGATAGTCCAGCAATCCTGTATTCCACTGAAATGAGAAGCAAATGGTTAGCACATTTTCTTGCAGGAAACTTCAGGTTACCAACAATAAGTAAGATGGAAGAGGATGTTATGGAGTGGGAAAAATGCAAGAGAAGGGATGAGAAAGAGAGCTATAGAAGGTCTTGTGTGAGTACATTGCTCCAAATATACTGTAATGATCAACTATGCAAAGACGTGGGATGCAATTCTAGAAGGAAAAATTGGTTTCTTGCAGAGCTATTTGCAGCTTATGGTCCTAAGGACTACAAAGACTTATCTTAATCAATTAAGCTATGGAAGAGATTGTGGATGTTGAAATTTAGATCactatttcatttgaaataCAAACTTAGATTATGGTACAAACATTTACCTTATCCTACCTCTCACCATTTCATATGTATTTCACAAAACTTGCAAACCATCTAAACgaaaacaaatatatacattgaTACATAtgcgtgtgtgtgtgtgtgtgtgcatggTTTCTACTTCAGCTAAACACTATGCCTTCAAAAACAGTAAGACTTGATTTGTTCTCTTCAGTTAGCTTGCTTCAAAAAGATTATGAGCTCTCTTGGAAGTTTATTGACCTAGAAGATGCTGCTGGACTTGCTTGCAAGATTGGAGATGTTTCAAGAACCTGGTTCCTTTTATCACCCTTTGATTGAA
The window above is part of the Gossypium raimondii isolate GPD5lz chromosome 9, ASM2569854v1, whole genome shotgun sequence genome. Proteins encoded here:
- the LOC105798169 gene encoding probable flavin-containing monooxygenase 1, whose protein sequence is MESDKKRIAIIGAGISGLMACKYTLEKGFNPIVFEARSGIGGVWSQTIESTKLQTPKDFYQFSDFSWPREVKETYPDHTQVLEYLHAYALHFNILPRIKFNSKVTCIDYVTSSTADLHSWDLWGGSGEPFSPSGKWRLTIRNGQNPSASAPTDQVYQVDFVILCMGRYSDLPNIPDFPLSKGPEVFNGKVLHSMDYAAMDDDVAADLIKEKRVTVIGFQKSAVDIAAEVANKNGATHPCTLLFKTAHWIVPEYLLPLVFQGLNRFTELMIHKPGEGFFIWLLAMLLSPLLWIFSMSIECYLKYMYPLKKYNMVPTHRFLKQISSCMFTVLPANFYDRIKDGSLFLKKSQSFSFCRNGLIVQGESKPLLSDIVILATGYKSEEKLKNMFSSTLFQKCIAESSAPFYRECIHPQIPQLAILGYADSPAILYSTEMRSKWLAHFLAGNFRLPTISKMEEDVMEWEKCKRRDEKESYRRSCVSTLLQIYCNDQLCKDVGCNSRRKNWFLAELFAAYGPKDYKDLS